The DNA window CCGGCAGGGCCTCCAGGATGCGGCTGCGGATGAAGTCTGCGTCGAGCATCAGTTCATTCCCCTTCCCATGACCAACATGGCCGGGTCCACGCCCATGCCACGTAACGTGGTCTCCCACAATTTGCCGGGCTCCTGGCCCAGCACCGCCTCCGCGGTGGCCTCCGTGAAGAGCCACGAGCCCGCCGCGATTTCACTCTCCAACTGCCGGGGGCCCCAGCCCGCATAGCCCAGGCAGAAGCGCAGCCGGGGCGAGGCCCGCTCCAACAAGGGGCCCAACGCGTCCAGCGTCACGCTGAGGAACAGGCCCGGCAGCACCGAGTGCTTCTCGAGCAGCTCGTCATCGTCGTGCAGCACGAAGCCCCGCTGGGGCTCCACGGGCCCGCCGACGAAGACGGGGTGGCTGGAGCGGTCCGTGTGGATGTCCAGCTTCTGCCCTCGCGCCAGCTCCCCCAGGGTCAGCGCCGCGCCCCGGTTCACGACGAGCCCCATGGAGCCGGACTCCCCATGCTCAATCATCAGGATGACGGAGCGGTAGAAGTTCGGGTCCCCGAGCTGAGGCATGGCCAGCAGGAAGCCGGGAGCGAGGTTCTTCACGGAGCGAGCATCAACCGTTCGAGCGGGCGGCGCAACCGGAACCGCCCCGCTCGTGGGATTGGGCGCCCTCGGCGTGGCCGGGGCTCAGTGCCAGCTGGTGTGCTTGGACTGAAGCGCCTCGGAGAGCCGCTCCGGGTTCAGGGGCTTGCCGATGAAGAGGTCCGCGCCCAGGCCCTTGCACTTGCGCGCCATGGCCGAGTCGCTCATCGCGCTCACGCCGATGAGCACCGCTTGAGGGAAGCGCTCGCGCAACCGTGACATCAGCGTGGCGCCGCTCCGGCCGGGGAGGAACACGTCGACGATGGCGGCGTCCATGCGCTTGTTGCGCACCGCGAACTCCGCTTCCTCGGCGCTCCCCACGGGCATCGGCTCGTAGCCCCAGCCCGCGAGCATCTCCACCAGAATCTCGCGGTGCGCCGGGTCGTCCTCCACGACGAGCACGGCACTGCGCACGGGCTCCAGCTTCAGCGCGTCGTCGCGCTCGGTGCGCTGCTTGGCTTCGCCGTCGAGCACGGGGATCAACTCTTCGGTGGTGGGCAGGGACATGAGGGTCACCGGTGGGCAAAAAGGTTCCGTGTGATGGGAACCCACATTTCCACGGTGGGAATTCCTTGCACCCCGCAGGGAAGGGCCGAGGCTCAGGTGACCTTGCGAGGGCTCGCCGAAAGCGCCTGGGAAGCGAGCGATGCGCCGAGCACCAGGAGGACCAGGAGCGCCCAGGCGGGGAGGACGACGCGCGAGCCGCCCTCGTAGATGAGGGCCGCGTAGCTGGTGCCCAGATAGCGGCCCAGCGACATGGGCTCCATCCGGGCGATGCCGAAGAAGCTCACCGTGGACTCGGTGAGGATGGCGGTGGGCAGGCGGCTGAGGAACACGGCCAGCGCGAAGGGGCGCAGCGCGGGCCACAGGTGGACGCGAAGGATGTGAGTCCCTCCCCCTCCGAGAGCACGGGCCGCGGCGACGAACTCCTGCCCCTCGAGGGTGGCCAGCCGGTTGCGGAATATGCGCGCCGGCCCCGCCCAGCCCACCAGCGCGAGCGAAGCAACCATCAACCCGAAAGGCCCCAGGCCCCCGCTGTGTCCCGCGTCCGCGAGCGACTGGCCCGCGAGCTGGAGCACCATCACCACGAGCACGTCAGGCAGGGCGAAGACGGCATCGACGCCGCGGAGAATCGTCTGCTCCCATGCGCCGCCCAGCAGTCGAGCCACGGCCGCGACCAACAAGCCGATGAGCGTGCCCAGTCCGCCAGCGCAGAGTCCCACGGCGAGGGAGACCCAGAGCCCACCGAAGGCCAGCTCGCAGACGGTGCGGTCGGGGCGCATCGGGTCGACGCCCAGCGGACAGGCGCTGGCGAGCTGCTCCGGAAAGAGGCGCCCGGCCACGAGGCTCAGGACACCGAGGCCCACGAGCAACACCAGTCCCCAACGAGCGCGAGAGGGAACAGCACTCATGCGCGAGCCTCCCGCGAGCGAGGGTCCACCACATGACGCAGCACTTCGACCCCGAGGCTGACGATGACGAGCAGCGAAGCGAACGTGGTGGTCGCGACGACAACGACGGCGACCTGCTTGTTGAGGACGGCGAGCACGTAGAGCTGACCGAAGTAAGGGAGCCCCAGCACCCGCTCGGCGGCGAACGAGCCCGCGAGCAGCGTGGTGGCGACCGGGCCCAC is part of the Myxococcus landrumus genome and encodes:
- a CDS encoding response regulator, with translation MSLPTTEELIPVLDGEAKQRTERDDALKLEPVRSAVLVVEDDPAHREILVEMLAGWGYEPMPVGSAEEAEFAVRNKRMDAAIVDVFLPGRSGATLMSRLRERFPQAVLIGVSAMSDSAMARKCKGLGADLFIGKPLNPERLSEALQSKHTSWH
- a CDS encoding YqgE/AlgH family protein — translated: MKNLAPGFLLAMPQLGDPNFYRSVILMIEHGESGSMGLVVNRGAALTLGELARGQKLDIHTDRSSHPVFVGGPVEPQRGFVLHDDDELLEKHSVLPGLFLSVTLDALGPLLERASPRLRFCLGYAGWGPRQLESEIAAGSWLFTEATAEAVLGQEPGKLWETTLRGMGVDPAMLVMGRGMN
- a CDS encoding ABC transporter permease subunit, which translates into the protein MSAVPSRARWGLVLLVGLGVLSLVAGRLFPEQLASACPLGVDPMRPDRTVCELAFGGLWVSLAVGLCAGGLGTLIGLLVAAVARLLGGAWEQTILRGVDAVFALPDVLVVMVLQLAGQSLADAGHSGGLGPFGLMVASLALVGWAGPARIFRNRLATLEGQEFVAAARALGGGGTHILRVHLWPALRPFALAVFLSRLPTAILTESTVSFFGIARMEPMSLGRYLGTSYAALIYEGGSRVVLPAWALLVLLVLGASLASQALSASPRKVT